From Hylaeus volcanicus isolate JK05 chromosome 2, UHH_iyHylVolc1.0_haploid, whole genome shotgun sequence, the proteins below share one genomic window:
- the LOC128885193 gene encoding serine/threonine-protein kinase D3 isoform X1, protein MEGPEVTFLFQFGLTRDTVTVNSSTLTLKVLKEFACDFINAKCPEHGLNHLFERLLLFKHDYNSTNILQLITNATEVVDETLVEIVLTAQVPNEEVPIRPHALTVHSYKVPTFCDFCGEMLFGLVRQGLKCEGTYIIQNIMIPSCRLIKAVLSNGHNNFDTFYFSGCGMNYHKRCVIKIPNNCSHDVSQRRRSSAMLNVPRSPSQGSTSSLTSISDDNHSTNNTPNVSQNNSTLTIPSIMAPKQSRSPSLGGRPVWVERELAARIKIPHTFVVHTYTRPTVCGHCKKLLRGLFKQGLQCKDCQYNAHKKCIEKIPKDCTGENPRDNTGNEYPDSGVGSEPEGKCDGRNEEGDGDSDAESPSPPQHSSFTRDEPKASEDYTDQIPSNDDIIYDEFQKSRPSSCSSTPSNNIPLMRIVQSVKHTKRRGSKVLKEGWMVHFTNRDPMRKKHYWRLDTKAITLFQSESSSKYYKEIPLVEILSIETAKTSRSNTMHCFELKTANIDYYVGEDTSYGDNCSQVSPPESGIGAHIARSWETSIRQALMPVTTISSNQEQSTEPEENITDMSQLYEIFPDEVLGSGQFGTVYGGVHRKSGRAVAIKVIDKLRFPTKQEAQLKNEVAILQNLSHSGVVNLERMFETPERIFVVMEKLKGDMLEMILSSERGRLSERVTKFLITQILVALKHLHSKNIVHCDLKPENVLLSSDSEFTQVKLCDFGFARIIGEKSFRRSVVGTPAYLAPEVLRNKGYNRSLDMWSVGVIIYVSLSGTFPFNEEEDINEQIQNAAFMYPPIPWQEISSDAIDLINNLLQVKQRKRYTVDKSLQHTWLQDYQTWCDLQELEAKVGYRYLTHESDDARWLAYSNQRT, encoded by the exons ATGGAGGGACCAGAAGTAACATTCTTATTTCAATTTGGTTTGACTCGTGACACTGTTACAGTTAACAGCAGCACGTTAACTCTTAAGGTCCTCAAAGAATTTGCCTGTGACTTTATAAATGCCAAGTGTCCAGAGCACGGTTTAAATCATTTGTTCGAACGAttgcttttatttaaacatgaTTATAATTCCACTAATATTCTACAACTCATAACTAATGCAACTGAAGTTGTAGATGAAACATTAGTGGAAATTGTCTTAACTG CACAAGTGCCAAACGAAGAAGTTCCCATTCGTCCTCATGCTTTAACAGTTCATTCATATAAAGTTCCAACATTCTGCGATTTTTGTGGAGAAATGTTATTTGGTCTTGTTCGGCAAGGtttaaaatgtgaaggtacatatataatacaaaatataatgatTCCATCGTGTCGGTTAATTAAAGCGGTATTGTCTAATGGACACAAtaatttcgatacattttacttttcagGTTGTGGAATGAATTATCACAAAAGATGCGTTATTAAGATTCCTAATAATTGCTCACATGATGTCAGTCAGAGAAGGCGTAGTTCAGCAATGCTGAATGTACCCAGATCCCCGAGTCAAGGATCTACTAGTAGTTTGACCAGCATTAGCGATGATAATCATAGTACAAATAATACGCCGAATGTGAGCCAAAATAATAGTACTTTG ACAATACCAAGTATAATGGCTCCAAAACAGTCCCGCTCTCCTTCGCTAGGCGGAAGACCTGTATGGGTTGAACGAGAACTTGCAGCACGTATAAAGATTCCGCATACGTTTGTAGTACACACGTATACTAGACCAACTGTATGCGGACACTGTAAAAAGTTACTAAGAGGTTTATTTAAACAAGGCCTACAGTGCAAAGATTGTCAGTATAATGCACACAAGAAGTGTATTGAAAAAATACCTAAAGACTGTACAGGAGAAAATCCACGCGACAATACAG GTAATGAATATCCAGACAGCGGTGTTGGCAGTGAACCTGAAGGTAAATGCGATGGTAGAAACGAAGAAGGTGACGGTGATAGCGATGCCGAATCTCCATCACCCCCTCAACATTCCTCATTCACAAGAGATGAACCAAAGGCATCTGAGGATTatact GATCAAATTCCAAGCAATGATGATATTATTTACgacgaatttcaaaaatcaagACCATCGAG TTGCAGTTCCACACCAAGCAATAATATTCCTTTAATGCGTATAGTGCAAAGCGTAAAACATACGAAACGACGTGGTTCGAAAGTGTTAAAGGAGGGTTGGATGGTACATTTTACAAATCGTGATCCAATg AGAAAGAAACACTATTGGCGTCTCGATACAAAAGCCATAACGTTGTTTCAAAGTGAAAGTAGTTCCAAGTATTACAAAGAAATTCCAttagttgaaatattatcaatcGAAACTGCTAAGACATCCCGTTCGA ACACAATGCATTGTTTTGAGTTAAAAACTGCCAATATTGATTATTACGTCGGAGAAGATACTTCGTATGGAGATAATTGCAGTCAAGTTTCTCCTCCAGAAAGTGGTATTGGAGCTCATATAGCTAGATCATGGGAAACTAGTATTAGACAAGCTCTTATGCCTGTAACCACTATATCAAGCA atcAGGAACAATCTACGGAACCAGAGGAAAATATTACAGATATGTCTCAATTATACGAGATCTTTCCAGATGAAGTTTTGGGCTCTGGTCAGTTTGGTACTGTGTACGGAGGTGTTCATCGTAAAAGCGGTCGAGCAGTTGCCATAAAAGTTATCGATAAGTTACGTTTTCCTACGAAGCAAGAAGCACAACTCAAAAATGAAGTTGCTATTTTGCAGAATCTTTCGCATAGCGGAGTTGTTAATTTAGAGCGAATGTTTGAAACTCCCGAACGAATATTTGTCGttatggaaaaattgaaaggcgACATGTTAGAAATGATACTGAGCTCGGAACGTGGCCGTCTTAGCGAAAGAGTAactaaattcttaattacgCAAATATTGGTAGCGTTGAAACATTTGCATAGCAAGAATATAGTACATTGCGACTTAAAGCCAGAAAACGTTTTGCTAAGCAGCGACAGTGAGTTCACACAAGTAAAACTGTGCGATTTTGGTTTCGCAAGAATTATAGGAGAAAAAAGCTTTAGAAGAAGTGTTGTCGGCACTCCAGCATATTTAGCACCCGaagttttaagaaataaaGGTTACAATCGATCTTTAGATATGTGGAGCGTCGGTGTGATTATTTACGTGTCTTTAAGCGGTACATTCCCATTCAACGAGGAAGAAGACATTAACgaacaaattcaaaatgcTGCCTTCATGTATCCACCTATTCCTTGGCAAGAGATATCTTCCGATG cAATTgacttaattaataatttgttacaagTTAAGCAAAGAAAACGTTATACTGTAGATAAGAGTTTGCAACATACGTGGCTTCAA GATTATCAAACATGGTGCGATTTACAAGAATTAGAAGCAAAAGTAGGATATCGTTATTTGACTCACGAAAGCGATGATGCTCGGTGGCTAGCGTATAGTAATCAGCGCACATGA
- the LOC128885193 gene encoding serine/threonine-protein kinase D3 isoform X2, with translation MEGPEVTFLFQFGLTRDTVTVNSSTLTLKVLKEFACDFINAKCPEHGLNHLFERLLLFKHDYNSTNILQLITNATEVVDETLVEIVLTAQVPNEEVPIRPHALTVHSYKVPTFCDFCGEMLFGLVRQGLKCEGTYIIQNIMIPSCRLIKAVLSNGHNNFDTFYFSGCGMNYHKRCVIKIPNNCSHDVSQRRRSSAMLNVPRSPSQGSTSSLTSISDDNHSTNNTPNVSQNNSTLTIPSIMAPKQSRSPSLGGRPVWVERELAARIKIPHTFVVHTYTRPTVCGHCKKLLRGLFKQGLQCKDCQYNAHKKCIEKIPKDCTGENPRDNTGNEYPDSGVGSEPEGKCDGRNEEGDGDSDAESPSPPQHSSFTRDEPKASEDYTDQIPSNDDIIYDEFQKSRPSSSTPSNNIPLMRIVQSVKHTKRRGSKVLKEGWMVHFTNRDPMRKKHYWRLDTKAITLFQSESSSKYYKEIPLVEILSIETAKTSRSNTMHCFELKTANIDYYVGEDTSYGDNCSQVSPPESGIGAHIARSWETSIRQALMPVTTISSNQEQSTEPEENITDMSQLYEIFPDEVLGSGQFGTVYGGVHRKSGRAVAIKVIDKLRFPTKQEAQLKNEVAILQNLSHSGVVNLERMFETPERIFVVMEKLKGDMLEMILSSERGRLSERVTKFLITQILVALKHLHSKNIVHCDLKPENVLLSSDSEFTQVKLCDFGFARIIGEKSFRRSVVGTPAYLAPEVLRNKGYNRSLDMWSVGVIIYVSLSGTFPFNEEEDINEQIQNAAFMYPPIPWQEISSDAIDLINNLLQVKQRKRYTVDKSLQHTWLQDYQTWCDLQELEAKVGYRYLTHESDDARWLAYSNQRT, from the exons ATGGAGGGACCAGAAGTAACATTCTTATTTCAATTTGGTTTGACTCGTGACACTGTTACAGTTAACAGCAGCACGTTAACTCTTAAGGTCCTCAAAGAATTTGCCTGTGACTTTATAAATGCCAAGTGTCCAGAGCACGGTTTAAATCATTTGTTCGAACGAttgcttttatttaaacatgaTTATAATTCCACTAATATTCTACAACTCATAACTAATGCAACTGAAGTTGTAGATGAAACATTAGTGGAAATTGTCTTAACTG CACAAGTGCCAAACGAAGAAGTTCCCATTCGTCCTCATGCTTTAACAGTTCATTCATATAAAGTTCCAACATTCTGCGATTTTTGTGGAGAAATGTTATTTGGTCTTGTTCGGCAAGGtttaaaatgtgaaggtacatatataatacaaaatataatgatTCCATCGTGTCGGTTAATTAAAGCGGTATTGTCTAATGGACACAAtaatttcgatacattttacttttcagGTTGTGGAATGAATTATCACAAAAGATGCGTTATTAAGATTCCTAATAATTGCTCACATGATGTCAGTCAGAGAAGGCGTAGTTCAGCAATGCTGAATGTACCCAGATCCCCGAGTCAAGGATCTACTAGTAGTTTGACCAGCATTAGCGATGATAATCATAGTACAAATAATACGCCGAATGTGAGCCAAAATAATAGTACTTTG ACAATACCAAGTATAATGGCTCCAAAACAGTCCCGCTCTCCTTCGCTAGGCGGAAGACCTGTATGGGTTGAACGAGAACTTGCAGCACGTATAAAGATTCCGCATACGTTTGTAGTACACACGTATACTAGACCAACTGTATGCGGACACTGTAAAAAGTTACTAAGAGGTTTATTTAAACAAGGCCTACAGTGCAAAGATTGTCAGTATAATGCACACAAGAAGTGTATTGAAAAAATACCTAAAGACTGTACAGGAGAAAATCCACGCGACAATACAG GTAATGAATATCCAGACAGCGGTGTTGGCAGTGAACCTGAAGGTAAATGCGATGGTAGAAACGAAGAAGGTGACGGTGATAGCGATGCCGAATCTCCATCACCCCCTCAACATTCCTCATTCACAAGAGATGAACCAAAGGCATCTGAGGATTatact GATCAAATTCCAAGCAATGATGATATTATTTACgacgaatttcaaaaatcaagACCATCGAG TTCCACACCAAGCAATAATATTCCTTTAATGCGTATAGTGCAAAGCGTAAAACATACGAAACGACGTGGTTCGAAAGTGTTAAAGGAGGGTTGGATGGTACATTTTACAAATCGTGATCCAATg AGAAAGAAACACTATTGGCGTCTCGATACAAAAGCCATAACGTTGTTTCAAAGTGAAAGTAGTTCCAAGTATTACAAAGAAATTCCAttagttgaaatattatcaatcGAAACTGCTAAGACATCCCGTTCGA ACACAATGCATTGTTTTGAGTTAAAAACTGCCAATATTGATTATTACGTCGGAGAAGATACTTCGTATGGAGATAATTGCAGTCAAGTTTCTCCTCCAGAAAGTGGTATTGGAGCTCATATAGCTAGATCATGGGAAACTAGTATTAGACAAGCTCTTATGCCTGTAACCACTATATCAAGCA atcAGGAACAATCTACGGAACCAGAGGAAAATATTACAGATATGTCTCAATTATACGAGATCTTTCCAGATGAAGTTTTGGGCTCTGGTCAGTTTGGTACTGTGTACGGAGGTGTTCATCGTAAAAGCGGTCGAGCAGTTGCCATAAAAGTTATCGATAAGTTACGTTTTCCTACGAAGCAAGAAGCACAACTCAAAAATGAAGTTGCTATTTTGCAGAATCTTTCGCATAGCGGAGTTGTTAATTTAGAGCGAATGTTTGAAACTCCCGAACGAATATTTGTCGttatggaaaaattgaaaggcgACATGTTAGAAATGATACTGAGCTCGGAACGTGGCCGTCTTAGCGAAAGAGTAactaaattcttaattacgCAAATATTGGTAGCGTTGAAACATTTGCATAGCAAGAATATAGTACATTGCGACTTAAAGCCAGAAAACGTTTTGCTAAGCAGCGACAGTGAGTTCACACAAGTAAAACTGTGCGATTTTGGTTTCGCAAGAATTATAGGAGAAAAAAGCTTTAGAAGAAGTGTTGTCGGCACTCCAGCATATTTAGCACCCGaagttttaagaaataaaGGTTACAATCGATCTTTAGATATGTGGAGCGTCGGTGTGATTATTTACGTGTCTTTAAGCGGTACATTCCCATTCAACGAGGAAGAAGACATTAACgaacaaattcaaaatgcTGCCTTCATGTATCCACCTATTCCTTGGCAAGAGATATCTTCCGATG cAATTgacttaattaataatttgttacaagTTAAGCAAAGAAAACGTTATACTGTAGATAAGAGTTTGCAACATACGTGGCTTCAA GATTATCAAACATGGTGCGATTTACAAGAATTAGAAGCAAAAGTAGGATATCGTTATTTGACTCACGAAAGCGATGATGCTCGGTGGCTAGCGTATAGTAATCAGCGCACATGA
- the LOC128885193 gene encoding serine/threonine-protein kinase D3 isoform X3: MEGPEVTFLFQFGLTRDTVTVNSSTLTLKVLKEFACDFINAKCPEHGLNHLFERLLLFKHDYNSTNILQLITNATEVVDETLVEIVLTAQVPNEEVPIRPHALTVHSYKVPTFCDFCGEMLFGLVRQGLKCEGCGMNYHKRCVIKIPNNCSHDVSQRRRSSAMLNVPRSPSQGSTSSLTSISDDNHSTNNTPNVSQNNSTLTIPSIMAPKQSRSPSLGGRPVWVERELAARIKIPHTFVVHTYTRPTVCGHCKKLLRGLFKQGLQCKDCQYNAHKKCIEKIPKDCTGENPRDNTGNEYPDSGVGSEPEGKCDGRNEEGDGDSDAESPSPPQHSSFTRDEPKASEDYTDQIPSNDDIIYDEFQKSRPSSCSSTPSNNIPLMRIVQSVKHTKRRGSKVLKEGWMVHFTNRDPMRKKHYWRLDTKAITLFQSESSSKYYKEIPLVEILSIETAKTSRSNTMHCFELKTANIDYYVGEDTSYGDNCSQVSPPESGIGAHIARSWETSIRQALMPVTTISSNQEQSTEPEENITDMSQLYEIFPDEVLGSGQFGTVYGGVHRKSGRAVAIKVIDKLRFPTKQEAQLKNEVAILQNLSHSGVVNLERMFETPERIFVVMEKLKGDMLEMILSSERGRLSERVTKFLITQILVALKHLHSKNIVHCDLKPENVLLSSDSEFTQVKLCDFGFARIIGEKSFRRSVVGTPAYLAPEVLRNKGYNRSLDMWSVGVIIYVSLSGTFPFNEEEDINEQIQNAAFMYPPIPWQEISSDAIDLINNLLQVKQRKRYTVDKSLQHTWLQDYQTWCDLQELEAKVGYRYLTHESDDARWLAYSNQRT, from the exons ATGGAGGGACCAGAAGTAACATTCTTATTTCAATTTGGTTTGACTCGTGACACTGTTACAGTTAACAGCAGCACGTTAACTCTTAAGGTCCTCAAAGAATTTGCCTGTGACTTTATAAATGCCAAGTGTCCAGAGCACGGTTTAAATCATTTGTTCGAACGAttgcttttatttaaacatgaTTATAATTCCACTAATATTCTACAACTCATAACTAATGCAACTGAAGTTGTAGATGAAACATTAGTGGAAATTGTCTTAACTG CACAAGTGCCAAACGAAGAAGTTCCCATTCGTCCTCATGCTTTAACAGTTCATTCATATAAAGTTCCAACATTCTGCGATTTTTGTGGAGAAATGTTATTTGGTCTTGTTCGGCAAGGtttaaaatgtgaag GTTGTGGAATGAATTATCACAAAAGATGCGTTATTAAGATTCCTAATAATTGCTCACATGATGTCAGTCAGAGAAGGCGTAGTTCAGCAATGCTGAATGTACCCAGATCCCCGAGTCAAGGATCTACTAGTAGTTTGACCAGCATTAGCGATGATAATCATAGTACAAATAATACGCCGAATGTGAGCCAAAATAATAGTACTTTG ACAATACCAAGTATAATGGCTCCAAAACAGTCCCGCTCTCCTTCGCTAGGCGGAAGACCTGTATGGGTTGAACGAGAACTTGCAGCACGTATAAAGATTCCGCATACGTTTGTAGTACACACGTATACTAGACCAACTGTATGCGGACACTGTAAAAAGTTACTAAGAGGTTTATTTAAACAAGGCCTACAGTGCAAAGATTGTCAGTATAATGCACACAAGAAGTGTATTGAAAAAATACCTAAAGACTGTACAGGAGAAAATCCACGCGACAATACAG GTAATGAATATCCAGACAGCGGTGTTGGCAGTGAACCTGAAGGTAAATGCGATGGTAGAAACGAAGAAGGTGACGGTGATAGCGATGCCGAATCTCCATCACCCCCTCAACATTCCTCATTCACAAGAGATGAACCAAAGGCATCTGAGGATTatact GATCAAATTCCAAGCAATGATGATATTATTTACgacgaatttcaaaaatcaagACCATCGAG TTGCAGTTCCACACCAAGCAATAATATTCCTTTAATGCGTATAGTGCAAAGCGTAAAACATACGAAACGACGTGGTTCGAAAGTGTTAAAGGAGGGTTGGATGGTACATTTTACAAATCGTGATCCAATg AGAAAGAAACACTATTGGCGTCTCGATACAAAAGCCATAACGTTGTTTCAAAGTGAAAGTAGTTCCAAGTATTACAAAGAAATTCCAttagttgaaatattatcaatcGAAACTGCTAAGACATCCCGTTCGA ACACAATGCATTGTTTTGAGTTAAAAACTGCCAATATTGATTATTACGTCGGAGAAGATACTTCGTATGGAGATAATTGCAGTCAAGTTTCTCCTCCAGAAAGTGGTATTGGAGCTCATATAGCTAGATCATGGGAAACTAGTATTAGACAAGCTCTTATGCCTGTAACCACTATATCAAGCA atcAGGAACAATCTACGGAACCAGAGGAAAATATTACAGATATGTCTCAATTATACGAGATCTTTCCAGATGAAGTTTTGGGCTCTGGTCAGTTTGGTACTGTGTACGGAGGTGTTCATCGTAAAAGCGGTCGAGCAGTTGCCATAAAAGTTATCGATAAGTTACGTTTTCCTACGAAGCAAGAAGCACAACTCAAAAATGAAGTTGCTATTTTGCAGAATCTTTCGCATAGCGGAGTTGTTAATTTAGAGCGAATGTTTGAAACTCCCGAACGAATATTTGTCGttatggaaaaattgaaaggcgACATGTTAGAAATGATACTGAGCTCGGAACGTGGCCGTCTTAGCGAAAGAGTAactaaattcttaattacgCAAATATTGGTAGCGTTGAAACATTTGCATAGCAAGAATATAGTACATTGCGACTTAAAGCCAGAAAACGTTTTGCTAAGCAGCGACAGTGAGTTCACACAAGTAAAACTGTGCGATTTTGGTTTCGCAAGAATTATAGGAGAAAAAAGCTTTAGAAGAAGTGTTGTCGGCACTCCAGCATATTTAGCACCCGaagttttaagaaataaaGGTTACAATCGATCTTTAGATATGTGGAGCGTCGGTGTGATTATTTACGTGTCTTTAAGCGGTACATTCCCATTCAACGAGGAAGAAGACATTAACgaacaaattcaaaatgcTGCCTTCATGTATCCACCTATTCCTTGGCAAGAGATATCTTCCGATG cAATTgacttaattaataatttgttacaagTTAAGCAAAGAAAACGTTATACTGTAGATAAGAGTTTGCAACATACGTGGCTTCAA GATTATCAAACATGGTGCGATTTACAAGAATTAGAAGCAAAAGTAGGATATCGTTATTTGACTCACGAAAGCGATGATGCTCGGTGGCTAGCGTATAGTAATCAGCGCACATGA
- the LOC128885203 gene encoding uncharacterized protein LOC128885203 isoform X1, producing the protein MLLPNKLMSALYFEIFLWNINLAEWIEMPQFSDEKKIYRIPFPKQDQFYTFSRTPTENQFPYEYQNVAHEDMVMEQIASNESTHVFSKIKDSVDEPAIHEHSDEEDAFITESQPYNEKTFLPTMEEEDINGEHFNETLGSNDVDILKYLPVDVLKNVHQTLKSQPATSEGKILFLRTFKKTLMTEIESQLAQTIPANREKRGTDHYDHSYDYHEHATGFPSIEGALMAISFLTFAVYLVRLVMLLFRNMNNSASTTAAPTLLLGRRKKSINLFDEDTIKILNSVDNFFSRFQ; encoded by the exons atgttactgccaaataaattaatgagtgcactatattttgaaatattcttatggaatattaatttggcGGAATGGATAGAGATGCCACAGTTTtccgacgaaaaaaaaatatacag AATACCTTTCCCAAAGCAAGATcagttttatacattttctcgAACACCTACGGAAAATCAGTTTCCTTATGAATATCAAAACGTAGCTCACGAAGATATGGTCATGGAACAAATAGCGAGTAACGAAAGTACACAtgttttttcgaaaataaaagattctgTCGACGAACCTGCGATTCATGAACATTCTGATGAAGAAGACGCGTTTATAACCGAATCCCAACCATACAACGAGAAGACGTTTTTGCCGACAATGgag GAAGAAGATATAAATGGAGAACACTTTAACGAGACTTTAGGTTCAAATGACGTAGATATTTTGAAGTATTTGCCAGTGGACGTacttaaaaatgttcatcAAACTTTAAAATCGCAACCTGCGACTAGCGAgggaaaaattttatttttaagaacatttaaaaaaacattaatgaCTGAAATag AGTCTCAACTTGCACAGACTATACCGGCTAATCGAGAGAAAAGAGGCACTGATCACTATGATCACAGTTACGATTACCATGAACACGCCACAGGATTCCCTTCCATAGAAGGTGCATTGATGGCTATTTCATTTCTTACCTTTGCAGTATATCTTGTTCGATTAGTCATG CTTTTATTCAGAAACATGAATAATTCTGCATCGACTACTGCTGCCCCTACTTTGCTTCTtggtagaagaaaaaaatctataaaCTTATTCGACGAAGACACGATTAAAATACTTAATAGTGTGGATAATTTTTTCTCACGTTTTCAATAA
- the LOC128885203 gene encoding uncharacterized protein LOC128885203 isoform X2 — protein sequence MPQFSDEKKIYRIPFPKQDQFYTFSRTPTENQFPYEYQNVAHEDMVMEQIASNESTHVFSKIKDSVDEPAIHEHSDEEDAFITESQPYNEKTFLPTMEEEDINGEHFNETLGSNDVDILKYLPVDVLKNVHQTLKSQPATSEGKILFLRTFKKTLMTEIESQLAQTIPANREKRGTDHYDHSYDYHEHATGFPSIEGALMAISFLTFAVYLVRLVMLLFRNMNNSASTTAAPTLLLGRRKKSINLFDEDTIKILNSVDNFFSRFQ from the exons ATGCCACAGTTTtccgacgaaaaaaaaatatacag AATACCTTTCCCAAAGCAAGATcagttttatacattttctcgAACACCTACGGAAAATCAGTTTCCTTATGAATATCAAAACGTAGCTCACGAAGATATGGTCATGGAACAAATAGCGAGTAACGAAAGTACACAtgttttttcgaaaataaaagattctgTCGACGAACCTGCGATTCATGAACATTCTGATGAAGAAGACGCGTTTATAACCGAATCCCAACCATACAACGAGAAGACGTTTTTGCCGACAATGgag GAAGAAGATATAAATGGAGAACACTTTAACGAGACTTTAGGTTCAAATGACGTAGATATTTTGAAGTATTTGCCAGTGGACGTacttaaaaatgttcatcAAACTTTAAAATCGCAACCTGCGACTAGCGAgggaaaaattttatttttaagaacatttaaaaaaacattaatgaCTGAAATag AGTCTCAACTTGCACAGACTATACCGGCTAATCGAGAGAAAAGAGGCACTGATCACTATGATCACAGTTACGATTACCATGAACACGCCACAGGATTCCCTTCCATAGAAGGTGCATTGATGGCTATTTCATTTCTTACCTTTGCAGTATATCTTGTTCGATTAGTCATG CTTTTATTCAGAAACATGAATAATTCTGCATCGACTACTGCTGCCCCTACTTTGCTTCTtggtagaagaaaaaaatctataaaCTTATTCGACGAAGACACGATTAAAATACTTAATAGTGTGGATAATTTTTTCTCACGTTTTCAATAA